A single genomic interval of Shewanella halotolerans harbors:
- a CDS encoding molybdopterin dinucleotide binding domain-containing protein, whose product MDRRKFLTQAGLVSAATITGAACSRVDAEPEPQKTQDISRFGHPVAAEGGFDAQGKWQKTAGVRTAYSRCFSCYNICGLRVRVDEKTDRVLKVGGNPYCENNSGSPLPLNTEVKQSFIALAGEAGLKNRATTCAKGASCVDSVDDERRVTRVLKRAGKRGAGEWVTISYEQALAEIIEGGDLFGEGHVDGLRAIRQLDQEVKPGHSEFGSKANQLFATFCAEDYLRGSFYSRFMMQSWGTVNLGTKHAYCGAAQATGYSLGMAAGFEEWLNDVDWENVEYGLFMGTSPGSSGVSLNRVGRGLANSRVDRGFKYVCVDPLLRTTVAADTNATWLAVKPGQDAAFSFGVIRTMLEEQWFNKSHLENPSQKAAEAAGELNYTNSGHLVVMDPKHPEYRKFAKAKDFGLGGDEALIIKAGTQTLASAESGDKAELFVSKRVTDSHGRKVTLMSSLYLLRAEAQRTSMEEYAKRSGIAIKEMRQVAKDLAHYGRKACVAGNGGTNSSDGFVMGWIWATLNTLAGSHDAKGGAIYGNGPIGGMEGLYDLANIEGGVSLDGIVNACRDGAYEASTEYRLKVEQGKNPYPASTPWHEVLPAMNAAEQWTSHANGDPYSAKVLFNWRNNFLYSAASISQEVVASIADPKRLPLVVGIDCHMNETNRYADYLIPDRSMLEEYAADRMWGAHKLGVVAASPVVTPRTEKNEAGEHICMEQLLIDIALKLDLPGFGKGALATSDGRKVDLLTFEDWHARYLANVAAQCEQLPKVTEEDRLWAGLDYAMKPLKPRLTADEAAKVEALLSRGGYYQADDRYEGDFIKGAGPKCLQIYHQEVAQLRHAYSGEFYPGTPTLQEHKFWNGDTWESHWPQSEYPLLFSSYKATVRSNYAVAFKRIGEISPTNFVYMHTDTAKAQGLKDGDSVRIVTANGKPCVGTLQTDMGVAKGAVCVSHGFGHSEGFGGDDRIINGEKLAGIASRAGGTAVNQMIPADPTRNGAASMLNDYWTGANCRHGIPVRVEKA is encoded by the coding sequence ATGGATAGACGTAAGTTTTTAACTCAAGCTGGTCTGGTATCTGCCGCGACCATTACAGGTGCCGCCTGCAGTCGAGTCGATGCCGAGCCTGAGCCTCAGAAGACCCAGGACATTTCACGCTTCGGTCATCCCGTAGCAGCCGAAGGGGGCTTCGATGCCCAGGGTAAATGGCAAAAGACAGCAGGGGTGCGCACCGCCTATTCCCGCTGCTTTAGCTGTTACAACATCTGCGGCCTCAGGGTGCGTGTGGATGAGAAGACAGACAGAGTCTTGAAGGTAGGGGGCAACCCCTATTGTGAGAACAACTCAGGCTCACCACTGCCGCTGAACACAGAGGTGAAGCAGAGCTTTATCGCCCTGGCGGGAGAGGCTGGGCTGAAGAATCGCGCCACCACCTGTGCCAAGGGGGCGAGCTGCGTCGACTCGGTTGACGATGAGCGCCGGGTGACTCGGGTGCTGAAACGCGCCGGCAAACGTGGTGCTGGCGAGTGGGTCACCATCAGCTATGAACAGGCACTTGCCGAGATCATCGAGGGGGGCGATCTCTTCGGCGAAGGCCATGTCGATGGCCTGCGCGCCATTCGTCAGCTGGATCAAGAGGTGAAGCCGGGCCATAGCGAATTTGGCAGTAAAGCGAATCAGCTGTTTGCCACCTTCTGCGCCGAAGACTATTTGCGCGGAAGTTTCTATTCTCGCTTCATGATGCAGTCATGGGGAACAGTCAATTTAGGTACCAAACACGCCTACTGCGGTGCCGCCCAGGCAACGGGTTATAGCCTGGGGATGGCAGCCGGATTCGAAGAATGGCTCAACGATGTCGACTGGGAAAACGTCGAGTATGGCCTGTTTATGGGCACCAGCCCTGGTTCATCGGGTGTCAGCCTGAACCGCGTCGGTCGAGGTCTTGCCAACAGCCGTGTGGATCGTGGCTTTAAATATGTGTGTGTCGATCCCCTGCTGCGTACCACGGTCGCCGCCGATACCAATGCCACCTGGCTGGCGGTCAAACCCGGTCAGGATGCGGCATTCTCCTTTGGGGTGATCCGCACCATGCTCGAGGAGCAGTGGTTTAACAAGTCGCACCTAGAAAATCCGAGCCAGAAGGCGGCCGAGGCCGCGGGTGAGCTTAACTACACCAACTCAGGTCACCTGGTGGTGATGGATCCTAAGCACCCAGAGTATCGCAAGTTTGCCAAGGCGAAAGATTTCGGTTTGGGTGGTGACGAGGCGCTGATCATCAAGGCGGGCACTCAGACCTTAGCGTCGGCGGAGTCAGGCGATAAGGCCGAGCTGTTTGTCAGCAAACGTGTCACCGACAGTCATGGTCGTAAGGTGACTTTGATGTCGTCTCTCTATCTGCTGCGGGCCGAGGCGCAGCGCACCAGCATGGAGGAGTATGCCAAGCGCAGTGGCATCGCGATCAAAGAGATGCGTCAGGTGGCGAAAGACCTGGCGCACTATGGCCGCAAGGCCTGTGTGGCAGGCAACGGCGGCACCAACTCATCTGATGGTTTCGTGATGGGCTGGATCTGGGCGACGCTTAATACCCTGGCGGGTTCCCACGATGCTAAGGGCGGCGCCATCTATGGCAATGGCCCTATCGGCGGCATGGAAGGTCTGTATGATCTGGCCAACATCGAAGGCGGCGTGTCGCTGGACGGTATCGTCAATGCCTGTCGCGATGGCGCCTACGAGGCCTCGACCGAATATCGTCTTAAGGTGGAGCAGGGCAAGAACCCTTATCCCGCCAGTACCCCTTGGCACGAGGTGCTGCCCGCCATGAATGCGGCCGAGCAGTGGACCAGCCATGCCAACGGCGACCCCTACAGCGCCAAGGTGCTGTTCAACTGGCGCAATAACTTCCTCTACAGTGCGGCGTCCATCAGCCAGGAGGTGGTGGCCAGCATCGCCGACCCTAAGCGCTTGCCGCTGGTGGTGGGGATCGATTGTCATATGAACGAGACCAACCGCTACGCCGATTACCTGATCCCGGACCGTTCCATGCTTGAAGAGTATGCGGCGGATCGCATGTGGGGCGCCCATAAACTGGGCGTGGTGGCGGCATCGCCTGTGGTGACTCCGAGAACCGAGAAGAATGAGGCGGGTGAGCACATCTGTATGGAGCAGCTGCTGATCGATATCGCCCTCAAGCTCGATTTGCCTGGTTTCGGTAAGGGTGCCCTGGCGACCAGCGATGGCCGTAAGGTGGACCTGTTAACCTTCGAGGATTGGCACGCCAGATACCTGGCCAACGTGGCGGCGCAGTGCGAGCAGCTGCCTAAGGTGACCGAGGAAGATCGCCTGTGGGCCGGGTTGGATTACGCCATGAAGCCGCTCAAGCCAAGACTTACCGCCGACGAGGCCGCCAAGGTCGAGGCCCTGCTGTCACGCGGTGGCTACTACCAGGCGGATGATCGTTATGAGGGTGACTTCATCAAGGGCGCCGGGCCTAAGTGCCTGCAGATCTATCATCAGGAGGTAGCGCAGCTGCGTCATGCTTACTCGGGCGAGTTTTACCCAGGCACGCCGACCCTGCAGGAGCATAAGTTCTGGAACGGCGACACCTGGGAGAGCCATTGGCCCCAGAGCGAGTACCCGCTGCTGTTCTCCAGCTACAAGGCGACGGTGCGCTCTAACTATGCGGTGGCCTTCAAGCGGATCGGTGAGATCAGTCCCACCAACTTCGTCTATATGCACACAGATACCGCCAAGGCCCAGGGGCTGAAGGATGGCGATAGTGTGCGCATAGTGACCGCCAACGGCAAGCCCTGTGTCGGCACCCTGCAGACGGATATGGGGGTCGCCAAGGGGGCTGTTTGTGTCTCCCACGGCTTTGGTCATAGCGAGGGCTTCGGCGGTGACGATCGCATCATCAACGGCGAGAAATTAGCGGGAATCGCCAGTCGCGCCGGCGGCACGGCGGTGAACCAGATGATCCCGGCGGATCCGACCCGCAACGGCGCCGCCAGTATGCTCAACGATTATTGGACCGGAGCCAACTGTCGTCACGGCATTCCGGTGCGGGTGGAGAAAGCCTGA
- a CDS encoding DUF5677 domain-containing protein yields the protein MELLGRYVALANEFGSLMTDLLIEHHESEPELVSMHWKHFDFAVQRSNAIYTLIESGSYWDAEIIARPLLECTVRMCFVCYSPQDIRKELIKEYFEDLYEINRLEQSEKAKKSRTIIPAEDRGKILLDGMVLSEDEEDVIRKKWPKKERRSLKQKWSFSEMIRALDGWTKPHFDKNLFSSFVHSYGISSHLIHADESGIGVIIDRQQREEEEKALMNQAHIHNLLDLTLVSSMLMATGLSIALNSKVKEVHTLVNEFNSIHAHKDPVVDKLVDKWTGMYKKLHAES from the coding sequence ATGGAATTATTAGGAAGGTACGTAGCACTAGCAAATGAATTCGGTTCATTGATGACAGATTTATTAATCGAACACCATGAGAGTGAACCAGAGTTAGTGTCAATGCATTGGAAGCACTTTGATTTTGCAGTTCAGAGGTCTAACGCTATTTATACTCTTATTGAGTCAGGGTCCTATTGGGATGCTGAAATAATAGCCAGACCACTTTTGGAATGTACCGTAAGGATGTGCTTTGTCTGTTATTCTCCCCAAGATATTAGGAAAGAATTGATTAAAGAGTACTTTGAAGATCTATATGAAATAAATCGCCTTGAACAATCAGAGAAAGCTAAAAAAAGTAGAACTATAATTCCAGCTGAAGACAGAGGCAAAATCCTTCTGGATGGCATGGTTTTATCTGAAGATGAAGAAGATGTAATCAGAAAAAAATGGCCGAAAAAGGAAAGAAGATCTCTGAAACAAAAATGGTCATTCAGTGAAATGATACGGGCCCTCGATGGTTGGACAAAGCCACATTTTGATAAAAACCTTTTTTCTTCTTTCGTTCATTCTTACGGTATTAGTAGTCACTTAATACATGCCGATGAATCGGGCATCGGCGTAATAATTGATAGACAGCAGAGAGAAGAAGAAGAAAAAGCACTCATGAATCAGGCTCACATTCATAATTTACTCGATTTAACATTAGTTTCTTCAATGCTAATGGCTACAGGCTTATCTATAGCGCTGAATTCAAAGGTAAAAGAGGTACATACTTTAGTTAATGAATTTAATTCAATTCACGCTCATAAAGATCCTGTGGTAGATAAGTTAGTTGATAAATGGACAGGTATGTATAAAAAGCTACATGCTGAGAGTTAA
- a CDS encoding YSC84-related protein translates to MHKYLSTLILSCCVALGLLTSPMTLAADSYSEAIANFKKAPDTQKFFNSAYGYAIFPTVGKGGIGIGAAYGKGRVYKGGAHTGDSSLTQLSIGFQLGGQAYSEIIFFKDAKAYQEFTSGSFEFGATASAVAINVGANAQVGTTGNSAGAGHSGANKAASAAYINGMAIFTAAKGGLMYEAALAGQSFTFEPK, encoded by the coding sequence ATGCATAAGTATCTGTCTACCCTAATTCTAAGCTGTTGTGTGGCATTGGGATTATTGACGTCCCCCATGACGCTCGCCGCCGACAGCTACAGCGAGGCGATCGCCAACTTCAAGAAAGCCCCGGACACCCAGAAGTTCTTCAACTCCGCCTATGGCTACGCCATCTTTCCCACAGTCGGCAAGGGCGGCATAGGCATAGGTGCCGCCTACGGTAAGGGACGTGTCTATAAGGGCGGTGCCCATACCGGCGACTCCAGCCTGACCCAGCTGTCCATTGGCTTCCAGCTCGGCGGACAGGCCTACAGCGAGATCATCTTCTTCAAAGATGCCAAAGCTTATCAAGAGTTTACCAGCGGCAGCTTCGAGTTCGGCGCCACCGCCTCGGCAGTCGCCATCAATGTCGGCGCCAACGCCCAGGTAGGCACCACAGGTAACTCGGCGGGTGCAGGCCACTCGGGTGCCAACAAGGCCGCCAGCGCCGCCTACATCAACGGCATGGCAATCTTCACCGCCGCCAAGGGTGGCCTGATGTATGAGGCCGCCCTGGCCGGGCAGTCTTTTACCTTTGAACCCAAATAG
- a CDS encoding S9 family peptidase — translation MGRGYQLTALAAICAGAMGLSNGVLAVERTHQITTDDFFTIGNMGNVQLSPDGKHALWLESRWDKELDKAQKDLWLIDTKSRKTNRLTFTNESESSPQWSPDGSAIYYLVKQNREDNKAPYNGKAQVFRINLGSTEAVPVTKEAEGVKQFQLSQDGKSLYFLTNKTTTDKDIWAKVRGKHGAPKYGHGKVTTNPLYKLDLDHYQQSLVLDDDKVVWNFSVNQDASQIARITTQDNELVNLEGWSNIEVFNTQSQQNKVLEDSAWREQAPSPYGWLLGLAWHEDNQRLAFRIDFDGHPGKLFVAKPQDDKAKLIQVKTEGDVTFNSSDIHWRPGSDELCYRGYDHARVKLFCSEVDNQGQGDTRTVLAGDLVMGSYSFTHNGKKLAFSHNGLDHFSDLFIADAASKKAKYKRLTNINPQVDSWVLPEISVVKWTAPDGSQVEGILDLPAGYKKSDGPLPLIVQIHGGPTSATPYALQHRSYGRATFTANGWALLSPNYRGSTGYGDKFLTDLVGQEHEIEVADIMAGVDHLIKQGIADGDKMAVMGWSNGGYLTNALISTTNRFKAASSGAGVFDQRLQWMLEDTPGHVINFMQGLPWEKPEAYTHGSSLTHADKIKTPTLIHIGENDQRVPLGHAQGLYRALKHYLNVPVELVVYPGEGHGLSKYQHRQAKMDWDKLWFEHYVLGKQMDEAK, via the coding sequence ATGGGAAGGGGATATCAACTCACCGCGTTGGCGGCGATCTGTGCGGGCGCCATGGGACTGAGCAACGGCGTATTGGCCGTCGAGCGTACTCACCAGATCACCACGGATGACTTTTTCACCATAGGCAACATGGGCAATGTCCAGCTCAGTCCAGATGGCAAACATGCACTCTGGCTAGAATCCCGCTGGGACAAGGAGCTGGACAAGGCGCAGAAAGATCTCTGGCTTATCGATACCAAGTCACGCAAGACCAACCGCCTCACCTTCACCAACGAGAGCGAGTCCAGCCCTCAGTGGAGCCCGGACGGCAGCGCCATCTACTATCTGGTCAAGCAGAACCGCGAAGACAACAAGGCCCCCTACAACGGCAAGGCTCAGGTGTTCAGAATCAACCTGGGCAGCACAGAGGCCGTCCCAGTCACCAAGGAGGCGGAGGGAGTAAAACAGTTTCAGCTCAGCCAAGATGGCAAGAGCCTCTACTTCCTCACCAACAAGACCACCACAGACAAAGATATCTGGGCCAAGGTAAGAGGCAAACACGGCGCGCCTAAGTATGGTCACGGCAAGGTCACCACCAACCCCCTCTACAAGCTAGATCTCGACCACTACCAGCAGAGCCTGGTACTGGACGATGACAAGGTGGTGTGGAACTTCAGCGTCAACCAGGACGCCAGCCAGATCGCCCGTATCACCACTCAGGACAACGAACTGGTTAACCTGGAAGGCTGGTCAAACATAGAGGTATTCAACACCCAGTCACAGCAGAACAAGGTGCTGGAAGACAGCGCCTGGCGCGAGCAGGCGCCCTCGCCTTACGGCTGGCTACTGGGCCTGGCCTGGCATGAAGACAACCAACGCCTGGCGTTTCGTATCGACTTCGACGGCCACCCGGGCAAGCTGTTTGTGGCCAAGCCTCAGGATGACAAGGCCAAGCTAATTCAGGTGAAGACAGAGGGTGATGTCACCTTCAACTCCAGCGACATCCATTGGCGGCCAGGCAGCGACGAGCTCTGCTATCGCGGCTACGACCACGCCAGGGTCAAACTCTTCTGTAGCGAAGTAGATAACCAGGGGCAAGGGGACACCCGTACCGTACTGGCAGGCGATCTGGTGATGGGCAGCTATAGCTTCACCCACAATGGCAAGAAACTGGCCTTCAGCCACAACGGCCTGGATCATTTCAGCGACCTCTTCATCGCCGACGCCGCCAGCAAGAAGGCCAAATACAAGCGCCTGACCAACATCAACCCACAAGTCGACAGCTGGGTCCTACCAGAGATCTCGGTAGTAAAATGGACGGCGCCGGACGGCAGCCAGGTGGAGGGGATCCTGGATCTGCCCGCTGGCTACAAGAAGAGCGACGGCCCGCTGCCGCTGATCGTGCAAATCCACGGCGGCCCTACATCGGCCACCCCTTATGCGCTTCAACACAGATCTTACGGCCGCGCCACCTTCACCGCCAACGGCTGGGCACTACTCTCGCCTAACTACCGCGGCTCTACCGGCTATGGCGACAAGTTCCTCACGGACCTGGTGGGCCAGGAGCATGAGATCGAGGTGGCCGATATCATGGCCGGTGTCGATCATCTGATCAAACAGGGCATCGCCGACGGTGACAAGATGGCGGTGATGGGCTGGAGCAACGGCGGCTACCTCACCAACGCCCTCATCAGCACCACCAACCGCTTCAAGGCAGCCAGCTCGGGTGCCGGCGTATTCGACCAGCGTCTGCAGTGGATGCTGGAAGACACCCCAGGCCATGTGATCAACTTCATGCAGGGCCTGCCCTGGGAGAAGCCAGAGGCCTACACTCACGGCTCGTCGCTGACCCATGCCGACAAGATCAAGACACCGACCCTGATCCACATAGGCGAAAACGACCAGCGCGTGCCACTGGGTCATGCCCAGGGTCTCTACCGCGCCCTGAAGCACTACCTGAATGTACCGGTCGAGTTGGTGGTGTATCCGGGTGAGGGCCATGGTCTGAGCAAGTACCAGCACAGACAGGCCAAGATGGACTGGGACAAGCTGTGGTTCGAACACTATGTGCTGGGCAAGCAGATGGACGAAGCTAAGTAA
- a CDS encoding nitrous oxide-stimulated promoter family protein, whose product MSQEILSGKLLREFKTIAAMVHIYCKDHCQAKGDVANCPECSEFLEYAHTRLDRCPYGQDKPTCNKCPVHCYKPEPKAKAREIMIYSGPRMLLPHPIMAIRHLWAERGPVPGKPPAAASNRHLRLAKEQKPSS is encoded by the coding sequence ATGAGCCAAGAGATTCTAAGTGGTAAGCTGCTGCGAGAGTTTAAGACCATCGCCGCCATGGTACATATCTATTGCAAAGACCACTGCCAAGCCAAGGGCGATGTGGCCAACTGCCCAGAGTGCAGCGAGTTTCTCGAGTATGCCCACACCAGGCTCGACCGCTGCCCCTACGGTCAGGACAAACCCACCTGCAACAAGTGCCCTGTGCATTGCTACAAGCCTGAGCCGAAGGCCAAGGCGAGAGAGATAATGATCTATTCCGGCCCGCGCATGCTGCTGCCCCACCCCATCATGGCGATACGTCACCTGTGGGCCGAACGCGGCCCTGTGCCGGGCAAGCCGCCCGCGGCGGCATCTAACCGCCACCTGCGTCTGGCCAAGGAGCAGAAACCCTCCTCTTAG
- a CDS encoding protein adenylyltransferase SelO, translating to MKFKQDYFDQLSGFYSQVTPQGLPRPQWLAWSEDAAALIGLKQPDDELLQGLAGNQAIPGASYYAQVYSGHQFGGYSPQLGDGRSIILGEAEGPQGYWDVALKGAGMTPYSRHGDGRAVLRSAVREFLVSEALHHLNIPTTRALAVIGSDLPVWRETQETAAITVRLAKSHIRFGHFEFFCHSEQGSKDKLKQLLDFTLSQHYPELSRDQVGYIAWFNRVVADTAKLIAHWQAVGFAHGVMNTDNMSILGDSFDFGPFAFLDTFEEDFICNHSDPNGRYAFGQQPGVGLWNLQRLAQALVPIIASDDLIAALNTYQHHLVQAYLVLMRDKLGIGLIEAAGSEQDEADLQLIGGFTQLMEANRLDHTNTWRRFAQLDPNSQHSSLRDDFIDLAGFDTWYQAYRERLGQVSDVARWQAARAQVNPKYVLRNYLAQEAIIACEEGNTQPLADLHQLLTRPFDEQPEKEAYAKRPPEWGQGLIMSCSS from the coding sequence ATGAAGTTTAAGCAAGACTATTTCGACCAGCTAAGCGGGTTTTATTCCCAGGTGACCCCTCAGGGGTTGCCGCGCCCTCAGTGGCTGGCCTGGAGTGAAGATGCCGCCGCGCTAATTGGGCTTAAGCAGCCCGATGACGAGTTGCTACAGGGGCTGGCGGGCAATCAGGCGATCCCGGGGGCCAGCTATTATGCCCAGGTCTATAGCGGCCATCAGTTTGGCGGCTACTCGCCTCAGCTTGGCGACGGCCGCTCCATCATACTGGGCGAGGCCGAGGGTCCACAGGGCTACTGGGATGTGGCGCTCAAAGGCGCGGGCATGACTCCCTATTCCCGCCATGGCGACGGCCGCGCCGTATTGCGCAGCGCGGTGCGCGAGTTTCTGGTTTCCGAGGCGCTGCATCATCTCAATATCCCCACGACACGGGCCCTGGCGGTGATCGGCTCTGACTTGCCGGTATGGCGTGAGACCCAGGAGACGGCGGCCATTACCGTGCGTCTGGCCAAGAGCCATATCCGCTTCGGTCATTTTGAGTTTTTCTGCCACAGCGAACAGGGCAGCAAGGATAAGCTCAAGCAGCTGCTCGACTTTACCCTGAGCCAGCACTATCCCGAGTTGAGCCGTGACCAGGTCGGTTACATCGCCTGGTTTAACCGTGTGGTGGCCGATACCGCCAAGCTGATCGCCCACTGGCAGGCCGTCGGCTTCGCCCATGGGGTGATGAACACAGACAACATGTCGATCCTCGGCGATAGCTTCGATTTCGGCCCCTTCGCCTTCCTCGATACCTTCGAGGAGGACTTTATCTGTAACCATTCGGATCCCAATGGTCGCTATGCCTTCGGTCAGCAGCCGGGCGTCGGCCTGTGGAACCTACAGCGTCTGGCCCAGGCCCTGGTGCCGATTATCGCCTCGGACGATCTAATCGCCGCCCTCAATACCTACCAGCATCACTTAGTGCAGGCCTATCTGGTCTTGATGCGCGATAAGTTGGGCATTGGGTTGATTGAGGCGGCAGGCAGTGAGCAAGATGAGGCGGACCTACAGCTGATAGGCGGCTTTACCCAGCTGATGGAGGCTAACCGTTTGGATCACACCAACACCTGGCGCCGCTTTGCGCAGCTGGATCCGAATAGCCAACACTCATCCCTCAGGGATGACTTTATCGATCTCGCCGGTTTCGATACCTGGTATCAGGCCTATCGCGAGCGCTTGGGGCAGGTGAGTGATGTGGCCAGATGGCAGGCGGCGCGGGCACAGGTGAATCCTAAGTATGTGCTGCGCAACTATCTGGCTCAGGAGGCGATTATTGCCTGTGAAGAGGGCAATACCCAGCCGCTGGCCGATCTGCACCAGCTGCTGACACGCCCCTTCGACGAGCAGCCGGAGAAGGAAGCCTACGCCAAGCGTCCACCCGAATGGGGACAGGGACTTATCATGTCCTGTAGCAGCTAG
- a CDS encoding DUF3630 family protein — protein sequence MNQELKISAIKVEPQAKSLSILADVDFDRFDPFAEALVKALDCRVIERHWGADRHQWLLEFEGSLLQLNYEFYGDVCWLSVERDDEVEVLVYLASLLESQL from the coding sequence ATGAATCAAGAGTTGAAGATCAGCGCCATTAAGGTCGAGCCCCAGGCCAAGAGCCTGTCGATTCTGGCCGATGTGGATTTTGACCGCTTCGATCCTTTTGCCGAGGCGCTCGTTAAGGCGCTGGATTGCCGGGTGATCGAGCGTCACTGGGGCGCGGACAGGCATCAGTGGCTGCTGGAGTTCGAGGGCAGCCTGTTGCAGCTAAATTATGAGTTTTATGGCGATGTCTGCTGGCTGTCTGTGGAGCGCGACGATGAGGTCGAGGTGCTCGTCTATCTGGCCAGCCTATTGGAGTCACAGCTATGA
- a CDS encoding serine/threonine protein kinase: MTESMQGAGFHFQALTPDLILDAIESVGIYPETGLLALNSYENRVYQFRCDLGRRYVVKFYRPERWSNEQIQEEHDFCAELVEEEIPVAAPVIIEGRSLQEYQGYRFALFPSMGGRAFEVDNLEQLEEVGHFIGRIHQMAKRRPFVHRQTLTPKLLGDESLEWLKGSDHVPPSLETAYFTIVEQVLEKAKAIWHQYPTEAIRLHGDLHPSNILWTPDGPGFVDLDDAKMGPAVQDIWMMLSGERSHQTLQLEVLLEAYEEFCDFDNRQLHLIESLRAMRMLHYNAWLSRRWQDPAFPMHFPWYGEEKYWEQQILAFKEQLAKLDEPPITLIPY; the protein is encoded by the coding sequence ATGACAGAATCAATGCAAGGGGCGGGGTTTCATTTTCAGGCCTTGACGCCGGATCTAATTCTGGATGCCATTGAGTCTGTGGGCATCTACCCCGAGACAGGCCTGCTGGCGCTGAACAGCTATGAGAACCGCGTCTATCAGTTTCGCTGCGATCTGGGGCGACGCTATGTGGTGAAGTTCTATCGCCCCGAGCGTTGGAGTAATGAGCAGATCCAGGAGGAGCACGACTTCTGCGCCGAGCTGGTGGAGGAGGAGATCCCTGTGGCGGCGCCTGTGATCATCGAGGGACGCTCACTGCAGGAATATCAGGGTTATCGCTTCGCGCTGTTTCCCTCCATGGGTGGGCGCGCCTTCGAGGTGGATAACCTGGAGCAGCTTGAGGAGGTGGGACATTTCATCGGCCGTATTCATCAGATGGCCAAGCGGCGTCCCTTTGTGCATCGTCAGACCCTGACCCCAAAATTGCTGGGCGATGAGTCTCTGGAGTGGCTCAAGGGCTCAGATCATGTGCCACCCAGCCTTGAGACCGCCTATTTCACTATAGTGGAACAGGTGCTGGAGAAGGCGAAAGCCATCTGGCATCAATATCCCACCGAGGCGATCCGCCTGCATGGGGATCTGCATCCCAGTAACATCTTGTGGACCCCGGACGGCCCCGGTTTCGTGGACTTGGATGATGCCAAGATGGGGCCAGCGGTGCAGGATATCTGGATGATGCTCTCGGGCGAGCGCTCGCACCAGACCCTACAGCTTGAGGTGTTGCTGGAGGCTTATGAGGAGTTTTGCGACTTCGATAATCGCCAGCTGCATCTTATCGAGTCGTTGCGGGCGATGCGCATGCTGCATTACAACGCCTGGTTGAGCCGCCGCTGGCAGGATCCCGCCTTTCCGATGCATTTCCCCTGGTACGGCGAGGAGAAATATTGGGAGCAGCAGATCCTGGCCTTCAAGGAGCAGCTGGCTAAGTTAGATGAGCCGCCGATCACCCTGATCCCCTATTAG
- a CDS encoding thiol:disulfide interchange protein DsbA/DsbL: MKKALLVALALLVAPMAALAADYKEGVHYTVINDGPATAKPEIAEFFSFYCPHCYNFAKTQVPKIKANLPEGVVFKQNHVEFIGREMGPEMSRAFAVANQLKVEDKMEHALFAAIHDKKQRFVSRDDIRQLFIANGVDGKDFDAAANSFMVSAQMAQMKRATENAKLSGVPALVVNGKYRVETGAIKSYDELLQIAYYLTSLK; this comes from the coding sequence ATGAAGAAAGCGTTATTGGTAGCACTGGCACTCTTAGTTGCCCCTATGGCGGCACTGGCCGCCGATTACAAAGAGGGAGTTCATTACACAGTGATCAACGATGGCCCAGCTACGGCTAAGCCAGAGATCGCCGAGTTTTTCTCTTTCTACTGCCCACATTGCTACAACTTTGCCAAGACTCAGGTGCCTAAGATCAAGGCTAACCTGCCAGAAGGCGTAGTGTTTAAGCAGAACCATGTTGAATTTATCGGTCGTGAAATGGGCCCAGAGATGTCCCGTGCCTTCGCGGTAGCGAATCAGCTGAAGGTTGAAGACAAGATGGAACACGCGCTGTTTGCCGCTATCCACGACAAGAAGCAACGTTTCGTTAGCCGTGACGATATCCGTCAGCTGTTCATCGCCAATGGCGTAGATGGCAAAGATTTCGATGCCGCCGCTAACTCTTTCATGGTGAGTGCGCAGATGGCGCAGATGAAGCGTGCAACCGAGAATGCCAAGCTGTCTGGCGTACCAGCCCTGGTCGTGAACGGCAAGTACCGTGTCGAGACTGGCGCGATTAAGTCTTACGACGAGTTACTACAGATCGCTTACTACCTGACTAGCTTGAAGTAA
- a CDS encoding DUF1107 domain-containing protein, producing MRVFPVYAPKLIVKHARIFVSGVIWVKDLGRLEFEKGKFLLPRQSLPQVKRAIMELNEMIEHQHNEAKTA from the coding sequence ATGAGAGTTTTTCCTGTCTACGCACCGAAATTGATTGTCAAACATGCCCGAATCTTTGTTTCCGGGGTGATCTGGGTAAAAGACCTGGGACGATTAGAGTTCGAGAAAGGAAAATTTTTGCTGCCGCGTCAGAGCCTGCCTCAGGTAAAACGCGCCATCATGGAATTGAATGAAATGATTGAGCACCAACATAACGAGGCGAAGACGGCTTAG